A genomic stretch from Elusimicrobiota bacterium includes:
- a CDS encoding response regulator transcription factor, which produces MNAMNDGSIKISLIEPVAGDVAWISELARSGDASVDVTDEIAAERPDIAGAEIILLGLQDLGEVEIEALTRLHAGFPETPLIVLAGPGVAGRAGEAVGFGAQHVLLKSELTPSKLSSALRYYLRYAPGELTHTA; this is translated from the coding sequence ATGAACGCCATGAATGACGGGTCGATCAAGATCTCTCTCATCGAGCCGGTCGCCGGAGACGTCGCCTGGATCTCGGAACTGGCGCGGTCGGGTGACGCCTCCGTCGACGTCACCGATGAGATCGCGGCCGAGCGCCCGGACATCGCCGGCGCGGAGATCATCCTTCTCGGGCTTCAGGACCTCGGCGAAGTGGAGATCGAGGCTTTGACGCGCCTTCACGCCGGATTCCCCGAGACGCCCCTGATCGTGCTGGCGGGCCCCGGCGTCGCGGGCCGGGCCGGAGAAGCGGTCGGCTTCGGGGCCCAGCACGTCCTCCTCAAGAGCGAGCTGACCCCGTCCAAGCTCTCGTCGGCGCTGCGCTACTACCTCCGTTACGCGCCCGGCGAATTGACCCATACGGCCTAA